The Alnus glutinosa chromosome 1, dhAlnGlut1.1, whole genome shotgun sequence region aggGTTTtctgttttgattctttttctttgaggGTTTTCTGAGATTGAAGTtcaggaaaagagaaaaaattcattcttttctttttttctgagaTTGTGTGTGTGCTGTGTCCAAATAATTGTAGTTCTCATGAATAAACCTGTGTCTTGCTCATTAATTGATCTATTGAGATGTGGGTGcaaagattttctttttaactttctGGAAAAGTGTATAAGCATCAGTTGTCCAGAGTGAACATATGCAACATAGAAAATCTTTACCCTTTATGTCCGTTTggatttacgatttcaaaaagtgcgattttggatttatgatttcaaaaagtgcgatttaaaattacaattttgaaatgtgcaatttgaaaaaagtaattttaaaaaacgcagttaagcggttggtaaaatcgcagtttagcatttaaaatcgtaaattagcctttaaaattttgtattttcaaataaaCACCATCTTCCcagcaatttaaaaaaatagattttttgcgtattcaaatcgcaatttttaaaaacgcagttcccaaacgatttatgttctgcgatttggtttaaaatcgcacttattgtttacgaaattgcaatcccaaacgcacccttaattcTCCTGTCAAGCATAACCCGGAGCCATTAGTTGACAATTCCAACATAATTGTTTAGTGCCTGCGCCATCTGTTGGCTTGTCCTTTGGTACTGAATAACACCCCTGTGTATAAGTATTTGTTGTCCTGAGTGAACATATGCAAAATAATCATGCACTAATTCTCTctgtcacaaaaaaaaaaaaaaaaaaaaaaaaaaaaaaaaaaaagaaagattagaaGAAAAGTTTGAAAGCTTTATTTTGATGCAGGAGTTTCTTGTTGAATTGTTCACCCTTACGGAACAAACTGTTTTTTGGCCACTAACTTGTCATAaagtttgtatatttatttattattattttttatattaactaATTATATGTTTACGTGCAATAACTCGTAGATGGACTTGTCACCATCGGTATTAGGGAATGAAGGCGAAGATGATCATTCATTGACACAACTTTCAATTGATGATGTTTTGCCCCTTGAAATTGACTCTCAAAATGTATGTTAGGtatttcattctttctttaatCTTGCTTCAAATATTAGTGAATGTTATTATTCATAGTTGTTTCTTcttaactttgttttatttgttttgatatagCTGGAAATGAAACTGTATATGATGTAGTGTTAGAAGATAATGATGTCAATTGCAAGAATGATATGAAGCTCATAGATGGAGTTGAAAATGTGGAGGAACCTAAGCAAGGAATGATATTTAACTCTTTAGATGAACTTGCTTCTCATTATAGGACATATGCAAAGCAACAAAGTTTTGAGGTGgtacaaaagaataaaagaaagcatGCAAGTGGGTATACGTGTTACATCACCCTATCATGTGCACGTCAAGGCAGCAGAAAAGCCAGCTCAAGTAAGCATGTTCAAACAACTAGAATGGAGTATGTGACTAGTGTATCTACTAAGCATAATCATGATTTAAGCccagacaaagctagatactttagatgcaataagaatttggACTTTACTGGGAAGAGAAAGCTTTTAATAAATGATAGAGCTGGAATATGTATGAGCAAGAGTTATAACTCACTAGCAGTTGAAGCAGGGGGTTATGAGCACCTTGCATTTGGAGAAAAAAGATTGTCGTAATTTTATTGCCAAGTCAAGGCATCTTCGGCTTGGCACAAGAGGCGCTGGAGTTCTTTGTGACTATTTCAAAAGGTTGCAAGCAATTAATAATGATTTCTACTTTGCCATAGATTGTGATGATGACTACAGGTTGAGAAATGTGTTTTGAGCTGATGCACGAAGTAGGGCATCGTATGAGGATTTTGGGGATGTGGTTACATTTGATACAACCTACTTGACTAATAGATATGAGATTCTATTTGCTCATTTTGTGGGAGTTAATCATCACGGTCAGTCAATACTTTTTGGGGCGGCATTAATATCAAGTGAGGATACAAAGACATTTGTATGGTTGTTTGAGGCATGGTTGAACTACATGAATGGACGATCGCTAAGTGCAATTATAACAGATCAAGATAGGGCTATGAAGAATGCAATTAATGAAGTTTTTTCAAATAACCGACATAGATGGTGTTTATGGCACATATTGAAAAAACTTCCAGAAAAATTCGGATCACATTCACAGTACCATGCCATTAAGAGTGCCTTCCGAAGTTGTGTGTATGAATCTGGAAGAAAATCAGCTTGATGCGGTCCCCTCGTCATAACACATCCTTTGAAATTCCAAAtcaagtaggaaaaagactcCAAATCCGCACAGATTAGCGTTCTGTTATTGCGAGgcaatttgggcatagtaaaagtccgaaataggaaaaacctatttcagacttatttgttgaatttttcattagctttccaacgccaccaaaatcAACACAATCAGATttttgagccgaaagttatgatgaaaataagATGACGAGCTCAATTTGGATTCTTTCCCTAAATAAAGGATTTGCCACTTTGTTGAAATCTTGGAATTTGGACGATTTTCTTCCACAACCTTTTTGCCAATAACGTGTAGAGCAGCTGCCTCAATCTTATTTCCCAGCTTGTTTGTCAATTCCACCAAGTGGTCCAGTCGCTTGAAAGCAACAACAATTcctacaaaaagaaatacaattcattgcatttatatcaatttaagctcaaatttaataattaaacattattccacaattaagtattaaatgcaataattatgacaaaacatagtatgataatgcttattttaatagagaaaatatgcatttttgagcacttatcacaccccccaACCCGcttattgctagtcccttagcaatgaaaaacaaaataaaataaaaactaacaagataaatccttctttcgtgggatgtacgattgcatttagcgtatgcaacaagccttttaaaccactaagactccctagtggacgagtgaagtctcgtgagagtTTGTCAGGGataatacccacaaacattttaaagcactatgttgttgacaaGCAAAAACTACCAAACAAACACATGGTTTAGACATCATGAGTAAGTTTAACAAGGTGAACAACATAAACACATCATTACGCCatcaaaaaaaatcattcaactcatagtTGGAAAATCGAGACAACACATGCTCAAATAAGTGTAAAGTGAAATTAACATAGATTCATGAGGCTTCAATTTTCCTCAAAGTTTGTGTATCCCAAAATCTGTAGGAATTCTATCCAataaaaacaaccaaggcttaaatcattttttttttttttgtaggctgtgcaatgtctgactcccttaagctttctagttgacccatgtaacgagtgttgggccagtgacacccaaaccagatggttttagggcactagatgtagaaacatccctaagggcttacttactcaagtcaaaaaggctacgaagtcaaactagccatataATCAAACAACTTGAAaatctcaccttttgacgcgaacactccaagcttagtgaggcaagaggtccggttactcaatgagactcaaactgatgatattcttattcttttcttttctttgtctctctcttttttttttttttttttttttttttaattttcaggtttcatcaacaattcATCCAACAAATCTTAagatacacattcctcaattcatccAATGATTGTCAGTGCCATATCATTGAAGTGAGATAAAAGTGTGGTTTTTAACATCAcattttatgtgtgtgtgtgtgtgtgtgtgaaaaacATGTACTACGAagacaaatgtcaatttaatagactgaatctTCTGGAAAAGATTCACAGcaaagttagaaaaaaaaaaaaaattagattttatatatacaatTGCCAATGGACTTTTCATTTAGAAAAATAGAGATGTAGATAGACACAAAGCTAAAGTTCAATTTAATCATTGACAAAATTAGAAAGCAACAATTCATCACTTTTCTAAATGATTCAATAATGTATATAAGCGACGTACAAAAAGAAGGTTAGGATGCCAAAACTCTTAAGAATCTCGTAATAACATGAATTGCATTATCATATAGTACACTACACAATCATCATGAAAAACTACCCCATCCTTCTTTTCTAGGGTTGTATCAAGCTCCCAATCACAATCATTCACAAAGACCATatcaaggatatatatatatatatatatatatagtttcgtTTGCAATCCTAACTAAATTCGTAAACCACTCAAAATTCACAAATATTCCACACAAACCCACAAAAATTCTTACAGATCCAACACAAGAAAAGTTAAATAGAGATAATAAATACTTATCTTCAGAAAATTTCAgcctaaaaaattaaaccatGTTTTACCTTGTGAtgagtttcaaaaaatttaatcacttattcCAAGTATCTGGATGATGTTACCAGCAAccctgaaaaaagaaaacaaagagatcGAATTTAATGAAAACTTTAATATAACAAATATTTCTTACAAGCATTAATATACTTACCATTACCAAAGAgcaaatttctccaataagatttGCATTAATATTTGCAAATCTGTTGTAAAACTTTGTGAAATCTTTTTCTATGGATTTAATTGGCTTAGTTACACGAAATGGTCAGACATGATAGCATGCAGAACTTTACTGTTAATCAAAATGGAGGCTACCGGGCGGGGGTGTTAGAATTTAAAGGATTCACATCACCGGCCTCAAAGATTCTTGTCCCGAGAAAAGCTTTGCAATGCTTTCTATATCTTTGATTTCATGCTATTACCATATACTAACACGAGAATTTTATACTGTTGATAGGCATGGATcaaccacaaaagaaaaaaacttaaagaaaagaaaataaaaaggaagcaTGACATAATTGTTTTCTATGAACCAGGAATAACTTAAAAGATCATATGGTCATCAAAGATTTAAATATGTTGAGATTAcaactttattatttttctaaaacaaataaaaaaaaaaaatgaattcaaaGACATGAAGTTCATAATGGAATTTCGAAAAATTCACAATAAACACGAGAAGAACATTTAATCCAATAATTCGTTTAGCAAAACTACATTGAAAATTATTAAGTGGTGTAATATTTAAGAAGTGAGACAATTGTAGAAAGCAAAAAGCAAATCCAATCAAGCTATCACTGAATAACATATACAATCAGCCAAAAGCAAATCCAAACTAGAAATTGGTCTAGGGGAAAGACTAAACTAGATGGTAGTAGTCTAGATTATACACAAACATATCAAAAAATTGTTATTCAAGACATATTTAAAGGTGGTTTTTCAAGCACGTTTGTTGAAAAGAAGGTTTAAGAAGATTTTCAATCAAACAATCCATGTGTATGGTACTGCACAATGCTTATTTTCATTAGATTATTTTTGCCACTTTGACTAATCATCCACCATATTTTCACAACACTTGATTAGTTTGCACCTTATTTATTGCAATATTTTCTCTACACTAGGATTATAAAATTTGACAAACTTCCAAAACTTTCAAAAGCCATTTTGACATTCAATCACTAACAACACAGTCCATCATTTTGATGTTTCACTTTCAAACCTTTACGCCGATGTAAACAATCTAAAGTTTCTATAGAAACCTTAAAAGTATGAGATGCAGACCCAACTAGATTGTTCTAGAtcaaaaaacaactcaaaaaaccaaatccaaaaatAAGAAGTGAATCTCAGCTATGATGCTCCCATATCTACTGGATAACCAAATCTCacccaaaaacaactaaaaaaaccggatttggagagaaaatcaaaaggaaagataaaaaaaaaactaaggctTCGTTTGATTCGTGGAATAGACccctggaatggaatgacttttcataggaatagttattcatttatttggtaAGAGTCTATTccatggaatagttattctcattagAATAACAATTCTCTTACGAAGAGAAATGCCTATTCTTCTAAAAAAcgagaggaatagttattcttacaGGAATAGACTATATTTTCTACAAAAAATCactcattattttatattttctctcattttttttaaaagaaaaaagaaaaaaaacaaaccctTACAGTGGCTGGCTGATCACCCATTACGGTGGTCAGCCAGCCACATAAGGAGCCGGGGGTGGTAGCACCACCCCCAGAATGCCTCGTGGCGAACTCCCATGGCATTCAGCCACCCCTGGCTCTTGCCAcccactgttttttttttttttttttttttttttaaaaaataatgtgggggtttttttttttagtaattttgattggattccaattaaagtatatgagttgttaccaaactaaaaagtaggaatagccattccatttcACTATCTTATATTCTTGGTAATAACTATTCAATTTTCCAATAGAATACTCatttcgcaaaccaaacgaggcttAAGAAAACCTTGCGGTGGATGGGCTCCTCGGCAGAGGTGGTGATGGTTCGGTTAGGGCTCATCGTGGTTGTATGGTAGTTAATTGGGTCGTTGGAGCCAAACCAGAGATGGAGAATGCACGAGACCTTTTGGCTGGGATTCAGAGATGGAGAACACACGCTACCTTTTGGTCGGAGATCCGGAGATGGAGTTGGACGTATTAGTGGGTGGCGATGGTAGCTGGTGATCGATAGTGGCGAGCTTGTGGGTGGCAGTCGGTGGGGTGgagggaggagatggagagaggaaGGAGGGAAAGATTTAGGGAAGAAAAAGGTTGAACTGTTTGTTCTAAACGctggatttcaatttttttatttattttttttaaatgagggtTGACTTGGCGTGGTGCCTCGTCAGTTGGCGATAGACCTTAGATGGACGATTGTTTGCTCGATAGAATTACTCCTTTTTTGGTCATAATCATCATGCTATGGGCTTTATACAATAGGGTAAAACTGGGCTTGTTCACGTCCTATTGGGCTTCAGTTTCAACTCAATTCCTCTTCAATTTCTTTCAttcactttttctttcaatttcacgTCTTATTGTTGCTTATATAAAAggtttaaatacatttttgccccttaaattttaaagactttatttttttgcctcTTGTGGTTCCTTTTGTATCGTAGATGATACTTCGTTTAAGGTTAAAGACGAAAATGATATCTCAGTCCAAACTTTCATCTTAAAATTGACGAAAGTCCACATCAACACCTTTAAGAAGCTGACACGTGTCCTATGCCTAATTaaacattaataataataataataataataataataataataataataataataataataagggataattgcaccgttggtccctgtggtataccataattattttttactccctatggtttaaaaagttcactggaggtcctcgtgatatgcaataattacaaatcgatccctggcgtcaaattctgttaaaatttttaacagattccgtcaaatgccacgtcagcgcgacgtgtcaccaataagatgacgacacgtggcgctgacatgtctaattttaataaaataatataaatttattaaaaaataaataaaaaatacttattttttttaaaaaaaaagaaaaaaagaaaaaaagaaaaatgggaaagggggtggccgcgcgccacccccagaggccgccgggggtggcgcgcggccacccccaggccattgggggtggccttcgggccacccctagatcttctaagggtggcccgatggccacccccggccactgggggtggccgcgcgccacccccagaggccacctgggatggcgcgcggccacccccagtggccgggggtggccatcgggccacccttagtagatctaggggtggcccgaaggccaccccctgggccttgggggtggccgcgcgccaccccctgcagccactgggggtggcgcgcggccacccccagtggctgggggcggccaggccacccccaaaggggtggctgggccaccccttcagcttttttttttttttgaattttttttgaattttttttataaaaaaataagtatttttatttattttttaataaatttatatt contains the following coding sequences:
- the LOC133873717 gene encoding uncharacterized protein LOC133873717, coding for MALSQRSRLNSVSARGVILHVCQLPTHFLPQTAQTIFPPNRFPPSIHLLPQPHRPPPSTTHNPATGTSSSISGFPAKSHRAFSIESADPTKSLHRAFSISGQRTYAKQQSFEVVQKNKRKHASGYTCYITLSCARQGSRKASSSKHVQTTRMEYVTSVSTKHNHDLSPDKARYFRCNKNLDFTGKRKLLINDRAGICMSKSYNSLAVEAGGYEHLAFGEKRLS